A region of the Thioploca ingrica genome:
GGATAGTGATAAAATTGTGCTGTCATTTCGCCAACTCGTTGCGATAATTGTGGCAGAGAAATGCAAGGAATATCGTTAGCGAGTTGTTCCCATTGTATCGAGGGTGCTTCCTTTAAAACCGCAATAGCGCCTTGTTGCAAAGCCGATTTAATATAGATTTCGCCCTGAGTTTGGTTCCCAATGAGTGCAACAAATACTTCACCCGGGTGGATTTCACGGCTATCTATTGCTAAACCAGCGACCGGTCGGTCTAGAGTGGGTGGGAGGTTTATTATGTGCTTTAATAATTCGCTTAAGAACATGTAAGCTGTCTATCTACCTGGTTATTAATCCTATGTTAGAGTATGACATGAGTGACTGGGTTAAAGTCGGTAAAGCCATTGCGAATCAAGGGGTTCTCCTTTTGAGAGTAAGAGAATTTTAATACAATCAATTTTAGAATGCGCTCATTTTAACTTAAACGCAGAGGGCGATAGGTTGTCAGGTGGGGTATTAAGTAAACGCAACAGGCACCACTGCATCAAACGCTAAAGGTTCTTACCAATAACTTGCGGTTAACCGCATTCAGAATCGCATCTTCAATAGAAAGAATTATACTCATATCTGGGTCATGGTTTTATCACCATGATGTCATCAGGTGCTGGCGGAATCATATTTAATTGCTCACGTGCTATCGTTTCAATACGACTCGGTTGCGTCCAAGTACTTTGTTCCAATTGTAATCGATTCCACTCTACCATTAGAACCTCTCTTTGTTGTTGTAATGTTTGTAATTCAATAAATTGTAATCGATTCTGCTGGTGAATTAAAATAACCTGTAAAGATGAAAAGAATACTACACCCCCCAACAGGTTTAAAATAAATTTTATCATGGTTCACTTCTTAAATTGGTTTTGGGTAGTTAGTTGGTTATCAGTATACCTTTCTCATAGTAAAGATTGATATCCATTTTCAACTATTCAATTTTAATGCTAGCGTTTTTCAGCAACTCTTAATACCGCACTACGAGCACGTGGATTGGCCATAATTTCCTCAGTACTTGGAAAAATAGGTTTACCTATCATGCGTAATTGTGGGCGTAATGCGGTTACGGTTAGCGGGATATTAATAGGAAACGTGTCACCTTTTGCTTGGTTGCGAATAAACCTTTTAACAATTCGATCTTCGAGGGAATGGAAACTGATAACCACCAAACGTCCTTGTGGCGCTAGTACCTCTAAGGTTTGCGGTAAAATTTGTTGTAATTCTTCCAGTTCACGGTTAATGAAAATTCGGAGTGCTTGAAAGGAGCGTGTGGCCGGATGTTTACCTTTTTCCCAATGGGGATGGGCTGCCGCAATAATATTGGCTAGTTGGAGCGTGCTCGTCAGGGTGGTTTTTTGCCGTG
Encoded here:
- a CDS encoding cell division protein, with the translated sequence MIKFILNLLGGVVFFSSLQVILIHQQNRLQFIELQTLQQQREVLMVEWNRLQLEQSTWTQPSRIETIAREQLNMIPPAPDDIMVIKP